A part of Halobaculum sp. MBLA0143 genomic DNA contains:
- a CDS encoding C2H2-type zinc finger protein: protein MTDEPDDTELSVPADAERFDCPHCDRVFARERHLNLHRGQAHPGVVTDAEAAAYRSAAEAEWTALRRYRYVALGVLVLLYFGFLVAFAVVGT, encoded by the coding sequence ATGACCGACGAACCAGACGACACGGAGCTGTCCGTGCCGGCAGACGCGGAACGGTTCGACTGCCCTCACTGTGACCGAGTGTTCGCGCGCGAACGACACCTGAACCTCCACCGCGGCCAGGCTCACCCGGGCGTCGTGACGGACGCGGAGGCGGCGGCGTACCGCTCGGCCGCCGAGGCGGAGTGGACGGCGCTCAGACGCTACCGCTACGTCGCCTTGGGTGTGCTCGTGTTGCTGTACTTCGGCTTTCTCGTCGCCTTCGCCGTGGTCGGAACGTGA
- a CDS encoding DASH family cryptochrome, translating to MSDTDVLWLRRDLRLHDSPALAAAAAADELLAVYCFDPREYGDRPFGGRDSFRYRKTGAHRVRFRREAVADLRERLRERGGELLVRHERPERALRTVADAVDADTVHYHTRPSPEEMGVEEAVREQFRNRPTATERHWGHTLYHVDDLPVRYTEIQDTYTPFRNTVEAGAEVREPLETPELPPTPATEPSPGEIPTPETLGVEPATPDDRGVHPFPGGESAALDRLESWMWDGDNLRSYRDTRNGMVGPDYSSKFSPYLNEGCLSPRYVKREVDRYEAERVSNDDTYWLVFELLWRDFFQFQVAKHGATFFERPGIRDREIDWADPETDPKAASQFRRWCEGATGIPFVDANMVELNQTGYVSNRGRQIAASFLANNLRIDWRRGAAYFERRLVDYDPASNYGNWAYIAGVGNDSRNRHFDVSSQAEKYDPDGTFVRRWLPALSDVPADAVHEPWTLTPAQQRRHGVELGIDYPEPVVDLEASYEKLP from the coding sequence GTGTCCGACACCGACGTTCTCTGGCTGCGACGCGACCTCCGACTCCACGACAGCCCCGCGCTCGCGGCCGCCGCGGCCGCAGACGAACTGCTCGCGGTGTACTGCTTCGACCCCCGGGAGTACGGCGACCGCCCGTTCGGCGGCCGCGACTCCTTCCGCTACCGGAAGACCGGCGCCCACCGGGTCCGGTTCCGGCGGGAGGCGGTCGCCGACCTCCGGGAGCGACTCCGCGAACGGGGCGGCGAACTGCTGGTCCGCCACGAGCGCCCGGAACGGGCGCTGCGGACGGTCGCCGACGCCGTCGACGCCGACACCGTCCACTACCACACCCGGCCGTCGCCCGAGGAGATGGGCGTCGAGGAGGCCGTCCGCGAGCAGTTCCGCAACCGTCCGACGGCGACGGAACGCCACTGGGGGCACACGCTGTACCACGTCGACGACCTCCCGGTCCGGTACACGGAGATTCAGGACACGTACACTCCGTTCCGGAACACGGTGGAGGCGGGCGCCGAGGTGCGCGAGCCGTTGGAGACGCCCGAACTCCCGCCGACGCCGGCGACGGAGCCGTCACCCGGTGAGATCCCGACTCCGGAGACGCTCGGCGTGGAGCCGGCGACACCGGACGACCGGGGTGTCCACCCGTTCCCCGGCGGGGAGTCGGCGGCGCTGGACCGACTGGAGTCGTGGATGTGGGACGGGGACAACCTCCGGTCGTACCGCGACACCCGCAACGGGATGGTCGGTCCGGACTACTCCTCGAAGTTCTCACCGTACCTCAACGAGGGCTGTCTGTCGCCGCGGTACGTGAAACGGGAGGTAGACCGGTACGAGGCGGAACGAGTGTCGAACGACGACACCTACTGGCTCGTGTTCGAACTGCTGTGGCGCGACTTCTTCCAGTTCCAGGTCGCCAAACACGGCGCGACGTTCTTCGAACGGCCGGGGATCAGAGACCGCGAGATCGACTGGGCCGACCCGGAGACGGACCCGAAGGCGGCGAGTCAGTTCCGCCGGTGGTGTGAGGGCGCAACCGGGATCCCGTTCGTGGACGCGAACATGGTCGAGCTGAACCAGACGGGTTACGTGAGCAACCGGGGCCGCCAGATCGCGGCGAGCTTCCTCGCCAACAACCTCCGGATCGACTGGCGTCGGGGGGCGGCGTACTTCGAACGGCGGCTCGTCGACTACGACCCGGCCTCGAACTACGGCAACTGGGCGTACATCGCCGGCGTCGGCAACGACTCGCGCAACCGCCACTTCGACGTGTCCTCACAGGCGGAGAAGTACGACCCCGACGGGACGTTCGTCCGGCGGTGGCTGCCGGCGCTGTCGGACGTCCCGGCCGACGCCGTCCACGAGCCGTGGACGCTGACGCCCGCCCAGCAGCGTCGCCACGGGGTCGAACTGGGTATCGACTACCCGGAGCCCGTCGTCGACTTAGAGGCGAGCTACGAGAAGCTGCCGTAG
- the psmB gene encoding archaeal proteasome endopeptidase complex subunit beta, with protein sequence MRPTSDSDDLISGVDDQTVFGPEIGEFEDTERRAAADDAGEMKTGTTTVGLKADDGVVMATDMRASLGPMVSSKNVQKVEEIHPTAALTIAGSVSAAQNLIETLKAEVRLYEARRGEDMSMEALSTLTANLLRSGGFFIVQPILGGVDSEGSHVFSIDAAGGTTYENYTVTGSGSQYALGVLEQQYEEGISVDDAETVAVSAVQSAMERDTASGNGINLAVVTDDGVDVTQEEDIDALL encoded by the coding sequence ATGCGACCGACTAGCGATTCCGACGATCTGATCTCGGGCGTCGACGACCAGACGGTGTTCGGCCCGGAGATCGGTGAGTTCGAAGACACGGAGCGGCGCGCCGCGGCCGACGACGCCGGCGAGATGAAGACCGGCACCACCACGGTCGGCCTGAAGGCCGACGACGGCGTCGTGATGGCGACGGACATGCGTGCCTCCCTGGGCCCGATGGTCTCCTCGAAGAACGTCCAGAAGGTGGAGGAGATCCACCCGACGGCCGCGCTCACCATCGCCGGCTCCGTCTCCGCCGCACAGAACCTCATCGAGACGCTGAAGGCCGAGGTCCGGCTGTACGAGGCCCGCCGCGGCGAGGACATGAGCATGGAGGCGCTGTCGACGCTGACGGCGAACCTGCTGCGCTCCGGCGGCTTCTTCATCGTCCAGCCGATCCTGGGCGGCGTCGACAGCGAAGGCAGCCACGTCTTCTCCATCGACGCCGCTGGCGGCACGACGTACGAGAACTACACCGTGACCGGCTCCGGCTCCCAGTACGCCCTCGGTGTGTTGGAACAGCAGTACGAGGAGGGCATCTCCGTCGACGACGCCGAGACGGTCGCGGTCAGCGCAGTCCAGTCGGCGATGGAACGCGACACCGCCTCCGGCAACGGAATCAACCTCGCGGTCGTCACCGACGACGGTGTCGACGTCACTCAGGAAGAAGACATCGACGCGTTGCTGTAG
- a CDS encoding DUF555 domain-containing protein, with product MSNYLVALEAAWLVRDVEEVDDAIGVAVSEAGRRLNEADKEYVEVNVGATPCPACGEQFDSAFIAAETALVGLFLEIEIYNADSEEHAARIAKSEVGGALRDIPLEVIEVVEDPDPEQVPADEAA from the coding sequence ATGAGCAACTACCTCGTCGCGCTGGAGGCTGCGTGGTTGGTGCGAGACGTGGAGGAGGTCGACGACGCTATCGGAGTCGCAGTCAGCGAGGCCGGTCGCCGTCTCAACGAGGCGGACAAGGAGTACGTCGAGGTGAACGTCGGGGCGACCCCGTGTCCCGCCTGTGGCGAGCAGTTCGACTCCGCGTTCATCGCCGCCGAGACGGCGCTCGTCGGACTGTTCCTGGAGATCGAGATCTACAACGCCGACAGCGAGGAACACGCCGCTCGGATCGCCAAGAGCGAGGTCGGCGGCGCACTCCGAGATATCCCCTTGGAGGTGATCGAGGTGGTGGAAGACCCCGATCCGGAGCAGGTCCCCGCAGACGAGGCCGCCTGA
- a CDS encoding CBS domain-containing protein: MNLPTPGDLLERREELELTQSELAERAGVSQPLIARIEGDDVDPRLSTLRGIVEALEEAEGGVVRAADVMHEGIVSVSPDDAVSDAVTTMDSEAYSQLPVLDNGVPVGSISYTDVSQAGGETDDVGSFPVSAVMSESFPSVAPDATVERIQNLLDYYKAVVVTDGGTAVGIVTEADLATAVS, from the coding sequence GTGAATCTGCCGACACCGGGCGACCTCCTGGAGCGCCGGGAGGAGTTGGAGCTGACACAGAGCGAACTCGCCGAGCGCGCCGGGGTGTCACAGCCGTTGATCGCGCGGATCGAGGGCGACGACGTCGACCCCCGGCTGTCGACACTCCGCGGCATCGTCGAGGCGTTGGAGGAGGCCGAAGGCGGGGTCGTCCGCGCCGCGGACGTGATGCACGAGGGGATCGTCAGCGTGTCGCCCGACGACGCCGTCTCCGACGCAGTCACGACGATGGACTCGGAGGCGTACTCCCAGCTCCCGGTGTTGGACAACGGCGTCCCCGTCGGGTCGATCTCCTACACGGACGTGAGCCAGGCCGGCGGGGAGACGGACGACGTCGGGTCGTTCCCCGTCAGCGCCGTCATGAGCGAGTCGTTCCCCAGTGTCGCCCCCGACGCTACGGTCGAGCGCATCCAGAACCTCCTCGACTACTACAAAGCTGTCGTCGTCACGGACGGCGGCACCGCCGTCGGGATCGTCACGGAGGCGGACCTGGCGACGGCCGTCTCCTGA
- a CDS encoding sensor histidine kinase, with the protein METYAVLDMGLANGGAAFLSAAVTAAAVWLAVSRGRGTASRLFAATGGVIVVWSFALAVVSRSVRPYATPAFLLAWVLQWGSLIGWFVFLSEYAGESRWRRRPVAATLAGVFCLAATAILTTPATQLVFADLQVSSSGGVTYARGPAYPVTWTVASVLLAAVILLLARLALRSRRESRRQSLVLAAAVVAPVGLALLRVVNVFGPGWLTYLAVANAVQMGLVAVGLYGGGLLRLSPVTRASIITSLSDPILVVSDDTVVDYNEAAARVFPDVESGASLSAAAPALLTADDGPLAERLADRIEPVVDGEERSMVVSQSAVDDTTTVVSLRDVTAAESYAADLERQTEQLDRFASVVSHDLRNPLAVIRGNLEVARRGTDDEELNERIAAAERATDRMTQIVEDALTLAREGEVVEETQPVSVSNVARDAWRTVDTGAATLATPTDRVVAADAGRLRSAFENLFRNAVEHAAEGGDGAELTVTVDSTPAGFAVADDGTGVDQGDRDTVFEEGYTTGENGTGLGLSIVRSVARAHGAEVRLVESDDGGARFEFTGFRVVEDRSSAGVAAE; encoded by the coding sequence TTGGAGACGTACGCAGTGCTCGACATGGGGCTGGCGAACGGCGGGGCAGCGTTCCTCTCGGCGGCGGTGACGGCGGCGGCAGTGTGGCTGGCCGTCTCTCGGGGTCGTGGGACAGCCAGCCGGTTGTTCGCCGCGACCGGGGGAGTGATCGTCGTCTGGTCGTTCGCGCTGGCGGTCGTGAGTCGCTCCGTTCGCCCGTACGCGACGCCCGCGTTTCTGCTGGCGTGGGTGTTGCAGTGGGGGTCGCTGATCGGCTGGTTCGTCTTCCTCTCGGAGTACGCCGGCGAGAGCCGGTGGCGGCGGCGTCCGGTCGCGGCGACGCTCGCGGGCGTGTTCTGTCTGGCGGCGACGGCCATCCTCACCACACCGGCCACCCAGCTCGTGTTCGCCGACCTCCAGGTGTCGTCTTCCGGGGGGGTGACGTACGCTCGCGGCCCGGCGTACCCCGTCACCTGGACCGTCGCGTCCGTCCTGCTCGCGGCCGTGATCCTCCTGTTGGCGCGACTGGCGCTGCGCTCCCGGCGGGAGAGCCGCCGGCAGTCGTTGGTGCTCGCCGCGGCCGTCGTCGCTCCGGTCGGGCTGGCGCTCCTGCGGGTCGTGAACGTGTTCGGCCCGGGGTGGCTCACCTACCTCGCGGTCGCCAACGCCGTCCAGATGGGGCTCGTCGCCGTCGGACTGTACGGCGGCGGGCTGTTGCGGCTGTCGCCCGTCACCCGGGCGTCGATCATCACCTCGTTGTCCGACCCGATCCTCGTCGTCTCGGACGACACCGTCGTCGACTACAACGAGGCCGCCGCCCGGGTGTTCCCGGACGTGGAGTCCGGAGCGTCGCTGTCGGCCGCCGCCCCGGCGCTGCTGACGGCCGACGACGGCCCGCTCGCCGAACGGCTCGCAGACCGGATCGAGCCGGTCGTCGACGGGGAAGAACGGTCGATGGTCGTCTCCCAGTCGGCCGTCGACGACACCACGACGGTCGTCAGCCTCCGCGACGTGACGGCCGCGGAGTCGTACGCGGCAGACCTGGAACGCCAGACGGAACAGCTCGACCGGTTCGCCTCCGTCGTCAGCCACGACCTCCGGAACCCGTTGGCGGTGATCCGGGGCAACCTGGAGGTGGCTCGCCGGGGGACGGACGACGAGGAACTGAACGAGCGGATCGCGGCCGCAGAACGCGCCACCGACCGGATGACACAGATCGTCGAAGACGCCCTCACGCTCGCCCGCGAGGGTGAGGTGGTAGAAGAGACGCAGCCGGTGTCCGTCTCGAACGTCGCTCGCGACGCCTGGCGAACGGTCGACACCGGGGCGGCGACGCTGGCGACGCCGACGGACCGAGTCGTCGCGGCCGACGCCGGCCGACTCCGTTCGGCGTTCGAGAACCTGTTCCGCAACGCCGTCGAACACGCCGCCGAAGGCGGCGACGGGGCGGAGCTGACCGTCACCGTGGACTCGACACCCGCCGGGTTCGCCGTCGCGGACGACGGCACCGGCGTCGATCAGGGCGACCGCGACACGGTGTTCGAGGAGGGGTACACGACCGGCGAGAACGGCACCGGGCTCGGACTCTCGATCGTCCGGTCGGTCGCCCGGGCTCACGGGGCCGAGGTTCGGCTCGTCGAGAGCGACGACGGCGGAGCACGCTTCGAGTTCACCGGATTCCGTGTCGTGGAAGATCGGTCGTCAGCCGGTGTCGCCGCGGAGTGA
- a CDS encoding MATE family efflux transporter, with product MRRLARLAATVAGLLSAANVIGERRLRETVDLSWPRIVTGFAIMSKRTVDLAIVGIAVGAEAVAGLSVAAAFWQVGKFALIGLAGGTISLVSQNVGGDDEGRAREAVAASLLAATALSVPVAVVYAVAAGPLVGLVGGGADATRLGATYLAVVAPGLVFEGINLVASRTYAGVGDTVTPMGVRAAGAALNVLVSVVLVFGAGLGVLGAAVGTTAATGVVTLVFAWGLSGRSYFGRGASPLPVGLRTRPSVPLLRQLGRVAAPLVARRIAQGVVVFPLLAVAATFGEIVLAAIGVARQVRQLLNSFTWGFSVAASTLVGQALGAAEETSAVAYGREIVNLSAVVYVLAAAVVAVAARPVAAVFVDAGAVDTTAVFVAVAAVSAVPLGVDGSVTGTLRGAGDTRVPFVAALAGLYLVALPLAYLGTVTTLGAVGLLAALVAETLVPMVVNLLRFRRRTWLSVSRSLRPDAAD from the coding sequence GTGAGGAGACTCGCGCGGCTCGCGGCGACGGTGGCCGGACTGCTGTCGGCGGCGAACGTGATCGGTGAGCGGCGGCTCCGGGAGACGGTGGACCTCTCGTGGCCGCGGATCGTCACCGGGTTCGCCATCATGTCGAAACGGACGGTGGATCTGGCCATCGTCGGGATCGCGGTCGGAGCGGAGGCGGTCGCGGGGCTGTCCGTCGCGGCCGCCTTCTGGCAGGTTGGGAAGTTCGCCCTGATCGGGCTGGCCGGCGGGACGATCTCGCTCGTCTCACAGAACGTCGGGGGCGACGACGAGGGGCGTGCCCGAGAGGCCGTCGCCGCCAGTCTGCTGGCCGCGACGGCACTCTCGGTCCCGGTCGCGGTCGTCTACGCCGTCGCCGCCGGCCCGCTCGTCGGGCTCGTCGGCGGGGGCGCCGACGCCACCCGCCTGGGAGCGACGTACCTCGCCGTCGTCGCCCCCGGGCTCGTGTTCGAGGGGATCAACCTCGTCGCCTCCCGGACGTACGCCGGCGTCGGCGACACGGTGACACCGATGGGGGTGCGCGCGGCCGGCGCGGCGCTGAACGTCCTCGTCAGCGTCGTGCTCGTGTTCGGCGCCGGACTGGGCGTCCTCGGCGCCGCCGTCGGTACGACCGCCGCCACGGGCGTCGTCACGCTCGTGTTCGCCTGGGGGCTGTCCGGTCGCTCGTACTTCGGCCGCGGGGCCAGTCCCCTCCCGGTCGGCCTCCGGACCCGGCCGTCCGTCCCCCTCCTGCGTCAACTCGGCCGGGTGGCGGCGCCGTTGGTCGCCCGCCGGATCGCACAGGGGGTCGTCGTGTTCCCCCTGCTCGCGGTGGCGGCGACGTTCGGCGAGATCGTGCTCGCGGCGATCGGCGTCGCCAGACAGGTCCGGCAGCTGCTCAACAGCTTCACCTGGGGCTTCTCCGTCGCGGCGTCGACGCTCGTCGGCCAGGCGCTGGGCGCCGCCGAGGAGACGAGCGCGGTCGCGTACGGCCGCGAGATCGTCAACCTCTCTGCGGTGGTGTACGTGCTCGCGGCGGCCGTCGTCGCCGTCGCCGCCCGCCCGGTCGCGGCCGTGTTCGTCGACGCCGGCGCCGTCGACACGACCGCCGTCTTCGTCGCCGTCGCGGCGGTGTCGGCGGTGCCGCTCGGCGTCGACGGCTCCGTCACCGGGACGCTCCGGGGGGCCGGCGACACCCGTGTGCCGTTCGTCGCCGCGCTGGCCGGGCTGTACCTCGTCGCGCTGCCGTTGGCGTACCTGGGCACCGTGACGACGCTGGGCGCCGTCGGACTGCTCGCGGCGCTGGTGGCCGAGACACTCGTGCCGATGGTCGTCAACCTCCTGCGATTCCGCCGGCGGACCTGGCTGTCCGTCAGCCGGTCGCTCCGGCCGGACGCCGCCGACTGA